Sequence from the Thermomicrobium sp. 4228-Ro genome:
CTGGCGCGGCCGCCTGCGACTTTGTTGAACTCATAGGCGCCTCCGCCAGGCAAAGAGGCTCGGCAGCCCGCCGGGCAACACCAGCAAGGCCACGACCAGCAGGCCAAACGAGAGTGCGAGCTGATAGCCAGCGGGGATGACGAGCACGCTGAACGTCTCAAGCAGGGCCAGGACAAGCCCACCCAGGGCCACCCCCGCGAACGATTCCAATCCCCCAAGCACGATGATCACGAACGAGCGCAGCAGGAACGGCCCACCAAAGTCAGGGTTGAACGAGTAGAGCGTGGCGAGCAGTCCACCAGCCAGCCCGGAGAAAGCCGCACTTGCGCCGAAGGCGAGCATCGCCGTGCGCCCGACGTCAATCCCGACGATGCGGCTGGCCTGCCGGTTCTGCGTCAGGGCACGCACCGCCCGGCCGAACCACGTGTGCCCAAGCACGAGGTGGAGCACCGCCAGGCCAACCAGCGCAACCAGAAAGACCAGCACGCGCACGACTGGCAGCGTCACCGGCCCCAGCCGAATCGTCTGGAGCGTGCGCGGCGTGAGGATAGCCTGATCTTGCGTCCCCCAGATAAGGTAGCCGATGTTCTGGAGCACGAGCCACACGCCGAACAGCAGCA
This genomic interval carries:
- a CDS encoding branched-chain amino acid ABC transporter permease: MSAAQFVNLLVASLLLAGVYAIMSYGLALAYGVMKLVNLAHAGFMMLGAYLTLEAFRRLGLDPLLGAIVTAGVLWLVGMGVYWLLVRHVPTSDEPTLSSLLLLFGVWLVLQNIGYLIWGTQDQAILTPRTLQTIRLGPVTLPVVRVLVFLVALVGLAVLHLVLGHTWFGRAVRALTQNRQASRIVGIDVGRTAMLAFGASAAFSGLAGGLLATLYSFNPDFGGPFLLRSFVIIVLGGLESFAGVALGGLVLALLETFSVLVIPAGYQLALSFGLLVVALLVLPGGLPSLFAWRRRL